A DNA window from Aestuariispira ectoiniformans contains the following coding sequences:
- the cobO gene encoding cob(I)yrinic acid a,c-diamide adenosyltransferase has product MKTEGMTEEEINQRHAEKMAKKKAARDKMIATKDKEGGLLMVHTGKGKGKTTAAMGLAARAVGNGKRVCIVQFVKGVWNTGERVVLEKFPELCVMKAMGEGFTWDTQDRERDIAAAQAAWAYAKEVMADPSFDMVILDELNIVMRYDYLDLNDIIETLKNKRDDLHVVVTGRNAKEELIEIADLVTEMTQVKHHFRAGYKAQIAIEF; this is encoded by the coding sequence ATGAAGACCGAAGGTATGACCGAAGAAGAAATCAATCAGCGCCACGCGGAAAAAATGGCCAAGAAAAAGGCTGCGCGGGACAAGATGATCGCGACCAAGGACAAGGAAGGCGGTCTGCTGATGGTTCATACCGGCAAGGGCAAGGGCAAGACCACGGCTGCCATGGGCCTGGCTGCGCGTGCGGTCGGCAACGGCAAACGTGTCTGCATTGTCCAGTTTGTCAAAGGCGTGTGGAACACGGGCGAGCGGGTTGTCCTGGAAAAATTCCCGGAACTTTGCGTTATGAAGGCCATGGGCGAAGGGTTCACCTGGGACACCCAGGACCGCGAACGCGATATCGCCGCAGCCCAGGCTGCCTGGGCCTATGCCAAGGAGGTCATGGCGGACCCGTCCTTCGATATGGTGATCCTGGACGAGTTGAATATTGTCATGCGCTATGACTATCTGGACCTGAATGACATTATCGAAACGCTGAAGAACAAGCGTGACGATCTGCATGTGGTCGTGACCGGCCGCAATGCGAAGGAAGAACTGATCGAGATTGCGGACCTCGTGACCGAAATGACCCAGGTGAAACATCACTTCCGGGCCGGTTACAAGGCGCAGATCGCAATCGAATTTTAA
- a CDS encoding MATE family efflux transporter has product MDINETIIERAPGRIKRHLNEFLRLATPVIASRAGLLLLTAVDTAMLGHMAPEEVAGYTLGTSPFIVLMVFGVGLMMGTLIATAHSDSSDNAAEVGRVWKQSIPYAALVGLALGGLSFFGEAYFSWTRPAAELVQTCINVFLLQGLGLLPAMLFTTTTFFLEGLRRPYPVLFAIALGNLANIIINPLFIYGLWGLPEMGAEGAALATAIARWTMAIGIIAYVWWLKDHHALGIRQKLPKGWWQQSRQQRRYGYAAGLSYGFETFAFGVMAIYAGWLGTEASAIYGVCMNMLAMIFMSALGFATATSVRVGIAHGRRDWPDRALAGWTGLAATWAIMGLCAMALWTVPETVIGIYLTDEHLITLALPSIALIGFIMFGDGGQIVMAQALRGAADTWIPTAMNFVSYMMVMIPCGYLFTQVLDHGVFGLFEAIAVGSAVSVTVVTSRWTWLCIKPKRSLP; this is encoded by the coding sequence ATGGATATCAACGAAACCATCATCGAACGGGCGCCGGGCCGCATCAAGCGGCATCTGAATGAATTCCTGCGTCTGGCAACGCCGGTGATCGCCAGCCGTGCGGGGCTGCTGCTGCTCACCGCCGTGGATACCGCCATGCTGGGCCATATGGCGCCGGAGGAAGTGGCCGGATATACGCTGGGCACATCGCCCTTTATCGTCCTGATGGTATTCGGCGTCGGCCTGATGATGGGCACCCTTATCGCCACCGCCCATTCCGACAGCAGTGACAATGCCGCAGAGGTCGGGCGGGTCTGGAAACAGTCCATCCCCTATGCCGCCCTGGTCGGTCTGGCGCTGGGCGGCCTGTCTTTCTTTGGCGAGGCCTATTTCTCCTGGACCCGGCCAGCAGCCGAACTGGTGCAAACCTGCATCAATGTCTTCCTGCTGCAGGGACTGGGCCTGCTGCCTGCGATGCTGTTCACCACAACGACCTTTTTCCTGGAGGGCCTGCGACGCCCCTATCCCGTGCTGTTCGCCATCGCCCTTGGCAACCTTGCCAATATCATCATCAATCCGTTGTTCATCTATGGCCTTTGGGGCCTGCCCGAAATGGGCGCGGAAGGGGCGGCCCTTGCCACGGCAATCGCACGCTGGACCATGGCAATCGGGATTATTGCCTATGTCTGGTGGCTGAAGGATCACCATGCCTTGGGCATTCGCCAGAAGCTGCCCAAGGGCTGGTGGCAGCAAAGCCGCCAGCAACGCCGCTACGGCTATGCCGCCGGGCTTTCCTATGGTTTCGAGACATTTGCCTTCGGTGTGATGGCGATCTATGCGGGTTGGCTGGGGACCGAGGCCTCCGCCATCTATGGCGTCTGCATGAATATGCTGGCCATGATCTTCATGAGTGCATTGGGGTTTGCCACCGCCACATCGGTGCGGGTCGGCATCGCCCATGGCCGCCGCGACTGGCCGGACCGCGCGCTTGCCGGGTGGACCGGGCTGGCCGCGACATGGGCCATCATGGGCCTATGCGCCATGGCCCTTTGGACGGTGCCGGAAACCGTCATCGGCATTTACCTGACCGACGAACATCTGATCACGCTGGCCCTGCCATCCATCGCACTAATCGGCTTTATCATGTTCGGCGACGGCGGCCAGATCGTCATGGCCCAGGCCCTGCGCGGCGCGGCAGACACCTGGATTCCGACAGCCATGAATTTCGTGTCCTATATGATGGTGATGATCCCCTGCGGCTATCTTTTCACGCAGGTTCTGGATCACGGCGTTTTCGGCCTGTTCGAGGCCATCGCCGTCGGCAGTGCCGTCTCGGTCACCGTGGTGACCAGCCGCTGGACCTGGCTTTGTATCAAGCCAAAACGCTCGCTTCCTTGA